A DNA window from Bacillota bacterium contains the following coding sequences:
- a CDS encoding IS110 family transposase yields MEVIYERCCGLDVHKDKIVACIRSGNRKETRTFGTVTEDLLLLIDWIKSEGCQMVAMESTGSYWKPVYNLLEMEGIPAMVVNAQHIKAVPGRKTDVTDSEWIADLLKHGLLKGSYIPSRDQRELKELVRYRRSMIDERARELNRLQKVLEGANIKLGSVVSDINGVSARQMLMSMIQGNEDVDKLVLFAKGKMREKTEDLKRALKGMMGEHQRMILTRMMEHINYLDGLIEGLDEEIKRRMRPFEEKVAALDAITGVGERSAQTIIAEIGIDMSTFPSARHLASWAGMCPGNNESAGKKKSGKTRKGNNTLRCTLVECAKAAGRSKNTYLSEQYKRLAARRGRNRAAVAVGHSILTIAYYILRDNRTFYDLGADYFEKRKKKDIVRRAVKRLEALGYKVTIEEEISA; encoded by the coding sequence ATGGAAGTAATATACGAGCGTTGTTGTGGGTTGGATGTCCATAAGGACAAAATAGTTGCCTGTATCAGGTCCGGCAATAGGAAGGAAACAAGGACATTTGGCACGGTAACAGAGGATTTGCTATTACTTATTGACTGGATTAAGAGCGAGGGGTGCCAGATGGTGGCTATGGAAAGCACTGGGTCGTATTGGAAGCCTGTATACAACCTATTGGAAATGGAGGGGATACCGGCAATGGTAGTCAATGCTCAGCATATCAAGGCGGTGCCTGGGCGTAAGACCGACGTGACTGACTCGGAATGGATTGCAGACTTACTAAAGCACGGACTGTTGAAGGGGAGCTATATTCCAAGTCGTGATCAGAGGGAATTAAAAGAACTGGTAAGATATCGCAGGAGTATGATAGATGAACGGGCAAGAGAATTGAACCGTTTGCAGAAAGTACTTGAGGGAGCGAATATCAAACTGGGTTCGGTGGTAAGTGACATTAATGGAGTATCAGCGCGACAGATGTTGATGTCGATGATTCAAGGAAATGAGGATGTAGACAAGCTGGTGTTGTTTGCAAAGGGGAAAATGAGGGAAAAGACGGAAGATTTGAAACGTGCTCTCAAAGGGATGATGGGTGAACATCAGCGAATGATCCTAACCAGGATGATGGAGCATATCAATTATCTGGATGGGCTCATTGAAGGTCTGGACGAAGAAATCAAGAGAAGGATGCGCCCTTTTGAGGAAAAGGTGGCTGCGCTGGATGCGATAACCGGGGTAGGAGAGCGAAGCGCACAAACAATCATCGCAGAAATCGGGATAGATATGAGTACATTCCCGAGTGCAAGACACCTTGCGTCATGGGCAGGAATGTGCCCCGGTAACAACGAAAGCGCTGGCAAGAAGAAGAGTGGAAAGACACGGAAGGGCAATAATACATTGCGATGTACACTGGTTGAGTGTGCAAAAGCGGCAGGAAGAAGCAAGAACACATACCTTTCGGAACAATACAAAAGACTTGCTGCAAGGCGAGGCAGGAACCGTGCAGCCGTAGCTGTAGGACACTCTATTCTGACTATAGCATATTACATTTTAAGAGATAACAGAACATTTTATGATTTAGGTGCTGATTACTTTGAAAAAAGAAAGAAAAAGGATATTGTCCGTAGAGCAGTGAAACGCCTTGAAGCTCTGGGATATAAGGTAACTATCGAAGAAGAGATAAGTGCCTGA
- a CDS encoding TIGR02556 family CRISPR-associated protein, whose product MCKCVKEGEKLIEEITQLGSIIMDERDILSNIIKRVEPEKRGKKQHILKFNFDLSAKKLYIDVNEEIDSNSSEKYLFIGSADGPNSPQWYVTSSSVPYHLSETIQRLYDINLGDEINKLLSEIMEEFYVIADESLDKKYRYILDINKAGFSDKTINQIYDEIIKNNNGGGNKGKALLAAVAKEFESYLKNRYGTTYNDIGLYTILINNKPLSDLKEYRDAVILSKKPKSMAVKGKKGLPQELICSVCLSKENVSSDTSKMKIKYYTTNQMIFANQVDKKNYHKNMLLCENCINAIQAGENFITNNLDTNIARFRVYIIPNFVYNSKLNKDDIYRITKKITDSFNTVKNLRAIEELRADIENALFENTLIFEGEESSFLLNFMFYRTSQSATKILRLIKDVSPSIFEKIYNSSRNADNLAGNVIGESYSNHPSLETVYYMTPVRLDSGNPTEYRNVLNIYDALFTGRRLSKRAIIKNIKNVFKIIYLEKPGYNITTKKQNLAFTILDAIFYIKFLEFMGCLKGGENVGLESLNLKDDIKNYIHEMGYDQQQTAMFLLGYLIGEVGNSQYKRSADGQKPILNKINFNGVDKNKIIRLARDVFAKLKQEKILIYNEVIFHEFKKLLDSNLNCWELDKDENLFYILSGYAYSTTRPIYKEVNTDEQ is encoded by the coding sequence ATGTGTAAATGTGTCAAGGAGGGGGAAAAGTTGATTGAGGAGATAACTCAGTTAGGAAGCATTATAATGGATGAAAGAGATATTCTTTCGAATATCATTAAACGGGTAGAGCCTGAAAAAAGAGGGAAAAAACAGCACATCCTGAAATTCAACTTTGATTTATCGGCTAAAAAGCTTTATATTGATGTAAATGAGGAAATTGACAGCAATTCTTCAGAAAAATATTTATTTATAGGGTCAGCGGATGGGCCTAATTCTCCACAGTGGTATGTAACCTCTAGTTCGGTTCCTTATCATTTAAGTGAAACAATTCAAAGATTGTATGATATCAACCTTGGAGATGAGATAAATAAATTACTATCGGAAATAATGGAAGAGTTTTATGTAATCGCTGATGAGAGCCTAGATAAAAAATACAGATATATTCTTGATATCAATAAAGCAGGTTTTAGCGATAAAACCATAAATCAGATATATGATGAAATCATAAAGAATAATAATGGCGGAGGAAATAAAGGAAAAGCGCTTCTTGCAGCTGTTGCCAAAGAATTTGAGTCCTACCTCAAGAACAGATACGGAACAACCTATAACGATATAGGCCTTTACACAATTCTTATCAACAACAAGCCTTTATCCGATTTAAAAGAATATAGGGATGCAGTGATCCTCTCAAAGAAACCGAAGTCAATGGCAGTAAAAGGCAAAAAAGGACTACCCCAGGAATTAATATGCAGTGTTTGCCTTTCAAAAGAAAATGTCAGCAGCGATACATCAAAAATGAAGATTAAATATTATACAACCAATCAGATGATATTCGCAAACCAGGTGGACAAGAAAAATTACCATAAAAACATGCTGCTCTGCGAAAATTGCATAAATGCAATACAAGCCGGTGAGAATTTTATTACCAATAACCTTGATACAAATATAGCAAGGTTTAGAGTATATATAATACCAAATTTTGTATACAACAGCAAACTTAACAAGGATGATATATACAGAATAACAAAGAAAATTACTGATTCTTTTAATACTGTAAAAAATTTAAGAGCTATAGAAGAATTGAGGGCTGACATTGAAAATGCCCTATTTGAAAATACACTCATATTTGAAGGTGAAGAGAGCAGTTTCTTGTTGAATTTTATGTTTTACAGAACTTCACAATCGGCTACTAAAATACTGAGGTTGATTAAAGATGTATCACCATCAATATTTGAAAAGATTTATAATTCCTCTCGTAATGCTGACAATCTTGCCGGTAATGTAATAGGAGAAAGCTATTCTAATCATCCGTCACTGGAAACCGTATACTATATGACTCCTGTTCGCTTAGATTCAGGAAATCCTACAGAATACAGAAATGTGCTTAATATATATGATGCATTGTTTACAGGGAGGAGATTATCAAAGCGAGCAATAATCAAAAATATTAAAAATGTATTTAAAATTATATATCTTGAAAAACCGGGTTATAACATTACAACCAAAAAGCAAAATCTGGCTTTTACAATACTGGACGCAATATTTTATATAAAATTCCTTGAATTTATGGGATGTTTAAAAGGAGGTGAAAATGTGGGATTGGAATCATTAAATTTAAAAGACGATATAAAAAACTATATTCATGAAATGGGTTATGACCAGCAACAGACAGCGATGTTCCTTTTGGGGTACTTGATAGGCGAAGTTGGCAATTCACAGTATAAAAGGTCAGCAGACGGTCAAAAGCCTATACTAAATAAAATCAACTTTAACGGCGTTGATAAAAACAAGATTATCAGGCTGGCGAGAGATGTTTTTGCAAAGCTCAAACAAGAAAAAATTCTTATATATAATGAAGTTATTTTTCATGAATTTAAAAAGTTGCTGGATTCAAACCTAAACTGCTGGGAACTAGACAAGGATGAAAACTTATTTTATATCCTTTCTGGGTATGCATATTCAACCACAAGACCAATTTATAAGGAGGTAAATACAGATGAACAATAG
- the cas7b gene encoding type I-B CRISPR-associated protein Cas7/Csh2 → MNNSEILFLYDAKFTNPNGDPDEENRPRMDYDREINLVSDLRLKRYIRDYLFDNGHDIFVRKVDDKSVTPKARVDELKNFTEEEIFNAWVDVRLFGATMPVKNENKSFIGPVQFNWGYSLNKVELLEASITSHFSAGEQKGQGTIGKDFRVKYSFIAFFGVISGKRAEHTRLSESDIKLLDEAMKYAIPLQATRSKIGQYPRLYMRVEYKDDRSIIGDFRKHLKLVEKNPSIRDIDELYIEIGNLINEFKANKNKIYKIAYFMDKNLDIRVAGEKVDICKALEGFNLIEVG, encoded by the coding sequence ATGAACAATAGTGAGATACTGTTCTTGTATGATGCAAAATTTACTAATCCAAACGGCGATCCCGATGAGGAAAACAGACCCCGGATGGATTATGATAGGGAAATCAATCTGGTATCGGATTTAAGATTGAAGAGGTACATAAGAGATTATTTATTTGACAATGGACACGATATATTTGTAAGAAAGGTGGATGACAAATCAGTCACGCCCAAAGCAAGAGTTGATGAACTTAAGAATTTTACGGAAGAGGAAATTTTTAATGCTTGGGTGGATGTAAGGCTTTTCGGTGCGACAATGCCTGTGAAAAATGAAAACAAGTCGTTTATTGGTCCTGTCCAGTTTAATTGGGGATATTCATTAAATAAAGTGGAACTCCTTGAAGCAAGCATTACTTCTCATTTTTCTGCAGGTGAACAGAAGGGACAGGGAACAATAGGAAAAGATTTTCGTGTCAAGTACTCATTTATTGCATTCTTTGGAGTAATAAGCGGTAAAAGGGCAGAACATACTAGATTATCAGAAAGTGACATAAAGTTATTGGATGAGGCTATGAAATACGCAATCCCTCTTCAGGCAACAAGGAGCAAGATAGGGCAATATCCAAGGCTATATATGAGGGTAGAATATAAAGATGACAGGAGCATAATAGGGGATTTCAGAAAACATTTGAAGCTTGTAGAGAAAAATCCGAGTATAAGGGATATAGACGAACTTTATATTGAGATAGGAAATTTAATAAATGAATTTAAAGCAAATAAAAACAAGATATACAAAATAGCTTATTTTATGGATAAAAACCTTGACATTAGAGTAGCTGGCGAGAAGGTGGATATTTGCAAAGCGCTGGAAGGTTTCAACTTAATTGAAGTCGGGTGA
- the cas5b gene encoding type I-B CRISPR-associated protein Cas5, which translates to MIVFDMYGVCAHFRKFYTNSSSLSYSIPPRTVVAGFIAAILGYARDSYYELFSCNKLDIAVRKMSKTRKIMQSLNYIRATTTTELVCPREHTQIPFEIVVGDEGVKYRIYVKHESEEIMDRLYESLKTKASVYPPYFGAAPFNADFALVGVFDLEERYGNGNFLKTATVIDQNYIMDKGLKLEPGISLFKDRMPKDFGTGREIKETASYIYDENLNPLNVKVAGNYFIIRETGENILFM; encoded by the coding sequence TTGATAGTATTTGATATGTATGGAGTATGTGCTCATTTCAGAAAGTTCTACACAAACTCTTCATCTTTATCATACTCTATACCTCCAAGGACTGTTGTTGCAGGATTTATAGCAGCCATTTTGGGATATGCAAGAGATAGCTATTATGAATTGTTCTCATGCAACAAGCTCGATATTGCAGTCCGCAAAATGAGTAAGACAAGAAAAATCATGCAGTCTTTAAACTATATAAGGGCAACTACAACAACTGAGTTAGTATGTCCTAGAGAACATACCCAGATACCTTTTGAGATAGTTGTAGGGGATGAAGGCGTAAAATACAGAATATATGTAAAGCATGAAAGTGAAGAGATTATGGACAGGTTATATGAAAGCCTGAAAACAAAAGCTTCGGTATACCCTCCATATTTTGGTGCCGCACCTTTTAACGCCGACTTTGCATTAGTTGGTGTATTTGATTTGGAAGAGCGCTATGGAAATGGCAACTTCCTAAAGACTGCAACTGTTATTGACCAGAACTATATCATGGATAAAGGGCTTAAATTAGAACCCGGGATTTCACTTTTTAAAGATAGAATGCCCAAAGACTTTGGGACAGGGAGGGAAATAAAGGAAACAGCGTCATACATATATGACGAAAACTTAAACCCTTTAAATGTTAAAGTTGCAGGGAATTATTTTATTATAAGAGAAACAGGTGAAAATATACTTTTTATGTAA